One genomic region from Cyclopterus lumpus isolate fCycLum1 chromosome 20, fCycLum1.pri, whole genome shotgun sequence encodes:
- the pfkpa gene encoding ATP-dependent 6-phosphofructokinase, platelet type isoform X2 — MAKPESKKIFFENLSGAGKAIAVLTSGGDAQGMNAAVRAVVRMGLYVGAKVYFIHEGYQGMVDGGENIEEASWESVSSMLQVGGTVIGSARCKEFRSHEGRLKAALNLVQQGITNLCVIGGDGSLTGANLFREEWSGLLAELVEQGSIEADAVSKYSALHIVGMVGSIDNDFCGTDMTIGTDSALHRIIEVVDAIMTTAQSHQRTFVLEVMGRHCGYLALVSALACGADWVLIPEMPPEDGWEDKMCQKLSATRSRGTRLNIIIVAEGAIDRHGKPITSGIVKDNRAGMKRLNILIVAEGAIDRSNRPITTDYIKDLVVKCLGFDTRVTILGHVQRGGTPSAFDRILASRMGVEAVLALLETTANTPACVVSLCGNQSVRLPLMECVQMTQEVQRAMDGKRFEEAVKLRGRSFENNLKTYKLLAHRKPESELPTSNFNVAVLNVGAPAAGMNAAVRSAVRVGISEGHKMFAVSDGFEGFYKGQIREIKWADVGGWTGQGGSLLGTKRTLPAKHVDKIAEQMREHNINALLIVGGFEAFLSLLELLTARGKYDEFCVPMVMVPATVSNNVPGSDLSIGADTALNAITATCDRIKQSASGTKRRVFIIETMGGYCGYLASVGGLAAGADAAYIFEEPFDIKDLQANVEHLTEKMKTSIQRGLVLRNENCNENYTTDFIYQLYSEEGRGVFDSRKNVLGHMQQGGAPSPFDRNFGTKISAKAMQWVTKKLVETFRHDEGRVFANTEDSCCLLGMRRRALVFQPVVQLKGETDFVHRIPKEQWWLKLRPLMKILAKYKTSYDVSDSGQLEHVVRNRPKESDASVAM; from the exons ATGGCGAAGCCAGAAAGCAAGAAGATATTCTTCGAGAACCTGTCGGGAGCGGGCAAAGCCATCGCGGTGCTGACGAGCGGAGGGGATGCTCAAG gtatGAATGCTGCTGTACGTGCCGTGGTTCGAATGGGGTTATATGTGGGAGCAAAAGTTTATTTCATTCATGAG ggATATCAGGGTATGGTGGACGGTGGGGAGAACATAGAGGAAGCCTCATGGGAAAGTGTCTCCAGCATGCTACAAGTG GGTGGGACTGTCATCGGCAGCGCCCGCTGTAAGGAGTTTCGCAGCCACGAGGGTCGCCTGAAGGCCGCCCTCAACCTGGTGCAGCAGGGCATCACCAACCTGTGCGTGATCGGTGGAGATGGCAGTCTGACGGGAGCCAACCTCTTCAGGGAGGAATGGAGCGGGCTGCTGGCAGAGTTGGTGGAGCAAG GCTCGATCGAGGCCGACGCCGTCTCAAAGTACTCGGCCCTTCACATCGTGGGGATGGTTGGCTCCATTGATAACGACTTCTGTGGGACCGACATGACGATCGGCACCGACTCCGCTCTGCACAGAATCATCGAAGTGGTGGACGCAATTATGACAACTGCACAGAG TCACCAGAGAACATTTGTGTTAGAGGTCATGGGCAGACATTGTGG CTACCTGGCCTTGGTGAGCGCCCTGGCTTGTGGAGCAGACTGGGTGTTGATCCCTGAGATGCCCCCAGAGGACGGCTGGGAGGACAAGATGTGTCAAAAACTGTCTGCG ACCCGTTCCAGGGGCACAAGGCTGAACATAATCATAGTGGCAGAGGGAGCCATTGACAGGCATGGGAAGCCTATAACTTCTGGTATAGTCAAGGAT AACCGAGCAGGGATGAAAAGGCTGAATATCTTAATTGTAGCCGAAGGGGCGATTGATCGTAGCAACAGGCCCATTACTACTGACTATATCAAGGAT CTCGTCGTCAAATGCTTGGGCTTCGACACGCGAGTGACGATCCTCGGCCACGTGCAGAGAGGAGGGACCCCCTCGGCTTTTGACCGCATCCTG GCCAGTCGGATGGGTGTGGAGGCTGTCCTTGCACTTCTGGAGACCACCGCTAACACGCCAGCCTGTGTGGTCTCTCTGTGCGGTAACCAATCGGTGCGCCTGCCTCTGATGGAGTGTGTACAGATG acTCAAGAGGTCCAGAGGGCCATGGACGGGAAGCGGTTTGAGGAGGCTGTTAAGCTCCGGGGCAG GAGTTTTGAAAACAACCTGAAGACGTACAAACTGCTGGCTCACCGTAAACCAGAATCCGAACTGCCGACT AGCAACTTCAACGTGGCGGTGTTGAATGTCGGCGCCCCTGCGGCGGGCATGAATGCCGCCGTGCGTTCAGCTGTCAGGGTGGGCATCTCCGAGGGGCACAAGATGTTCGCCGTCAGTGATGGGTTTGAGGGGTTCTACAAAGGACAG ATTAGGGAGATTAAATGGGCTGATGTCGGAGGATGGACAGGACAAGGTGGATCTCTGTTGGGAACCAAAAG AACACTTCCTGCTAAGCATGTTGATAAAATTGCCGAGCAGATGCGAGAGCACAACATCAATGCTCTGCTAATTGTTGGTGGATTTGAG GCCTTCCTGTCACTGCTGGAATTGTTAACGGCGCGTGGGAAATATGACGAGTTCTGCGTGCCCATGGTCATGGTCCCAGCCACTGTCTCCAACAATGTGCCGGGCTCAGACCTCAGCATCGGCGCTGACACGGCTCTGAACGCCATCACTGCT ACTTGCGACCGCATCAAGCAGTCGGCCAGCGGGACCAAGAGGCGCGTGTTCATCATTGAGACCATGGGGGGCTACTGCGGCTACCTGGCCAGCGTGGGAGGTCTGGCGGCCGGAGCCGACGCCGCCTACATCTTCGAGGAGCCGTTTGACATCAAAGACCTGCAG GCCAACGTCGAGCATTTGACTGAGAAAATGAAGACCAGCATTCAAAGAGGTCTAGTCCTCAG gaatgAGAACTGTAATGAAAACTACACCACAGACTTTATCTACCAGCTGTACTCTGAAGAAGGGAGGGGGGTGTTCGACTCCAGGAAGAATGTGCTTGGACATATGCAGCAG GGAGGAGCGCCGTCTCCTTTCGACCGCAACTTCGGGACCAAGATCTCCGCCAAGGCGATGCAGTGGGTCACCAAGAAGCTGGTGGAGACATTCAGACATG ATGAAG GCCGAGTGTTCGCTAACACCGAGGACTCCTGCTGCCTGCTGGGGATGCGGCGCAGGGCTCTGGTCTTCCAGCCCGTTGTGCAACTCAAGGGCGAGACCGACTTTGT TCACAGGATCCCCAAGGAGCAGTGGTGGTTGAAGCTGCGTCCGCTGATGAAGATCCTGGCGAAGTACAAGACGAGCTACGACGTGTCGGACTCCGGTCAGCTGGAGCACGTCGTGCGCAACCGGCCCAAAGAGTCGGACGCTTCGGTCGCCATGTGA
- the pfkpa gene encoding ATP-dependent 6-phosphofructokinase, platelet type isoform X14, giving the protein MAKPESKKIFFENLSGAGKAIAVLTSGGDAQGMNAAVRAVVRMGLYVGAKVYFIHEGYQGMVDGGENIEEASWESVSSMLQVGGTVIGSARCKEFRSHEGRLKAALNLVQQGITNLCVIGGDGSLTGANLFREEWSGLLAELVEQGSIEADAVSKYSALHIVGMVGSIDNDFCGTDMTIGTDSALHRIIEVVDAIMTTAQSHQRTFVLEVMGRHCGYLALVSALACGADWVLIPEMPPEDGWEDKMCQKLSATRSRGTRLNIIIVAEGAIDRHGKPITSGIVKDLVVKCLGFDTRVTILGHVQRGGTPSAFDRILASRMGVEAVLALLETTANTPACVVSLCGNQSVRLPLMECVQMTQEVQRAMDGKRFEEAVKLRGRSFENNLKTYKLLAHRKPESELPTSNFNVAVLNVGAPAAGMNAAVRSAVRVGISEGHKMFAVSDGFEGFYKGQIREIKWADVGGWTGQGGSLLGTKRTLPAKHVDKIAEQMREHNINALLIVGGFETCDRIKQSASGTKRRVFIIETMGGYCGYLASVGGLAAGADAAYIFEEPFDIKDLQANVEHLTEKMKTSIQRGLVLRNENCNENYTTDFIYQLYSEEGRGVFDSRKNVLGHMQQGGAPSPFDRNFGTKISAKAMQWVTKKLVETFRHGRVFANTEDSCCLLGMRRRALVFQPVVQLKGETDFVHRIPKEQWWLKLRPLMKILAKYKTSYDVSDSGQLEHVVRNRPKESDASVAM; this is encoded by the exons ATGGCGAAGCCAGAAAGCAAGAAGATATTCTTCGAGAACCTGTCGGGAGCGGGCAAAGCCATCGCGGTGCTGACGAGCGGAGGGGATGCTCAAG gtatGAATGCTGCTGTACGTGCCGTGGTTCGAATGGGGTTATATGTGGGAGCAAAAGTTTATTTCATTCATGAG ggATATCAGGGTATGGTGGACGGTGGGGAGAACATAGAGGAAGCCTCATGGGAAAGTGTCTCCAGCATGCTACAAGTG GGTGGGACTGTCATCGGCAGCGCCCGCTGTAAGGAGTTTCGCAGCCACGAGGGTCGCCTGAAGGCCGCCCTCAACCTGGTGCAGCAGGGCATCACCAACCTGTGCGTGATCGGTGGAGATGGCAGTCTGACGGGAGCCAACCTCTTCAGGGAGGAATGGAGCGGGCTGCTGGCAGAGTTGGTGGAGCAAG GCTCGATCGAGGCCGACGCCGTCTCAAAGTACTCGGCCCTTCACATCGTGGGGATGGTTGGCTCCATTGATAACGACTTCTGTGGGACCGACATGACGATCGGCACCGACTCCGCTCTGCACAGAATCATCGAAGTGGTGGACGCAATTATGACAACTGCACAGAG TCACCAGAGAACATTTGTGTTAGAGGTCATGGGCAGACATTGTGG CTACCTGGCCTTGGTGAGCGCCCTGGCTTGTGGAGCAGACTGGGTGTTGATCCCTGAGATGCCCCCAGAGGACGGCTGGGAGGACAAGATGTGTCAAAAACTGTCTGCG ACCCGTTCCAGGGGCACAAGGCTGAACATAATCATAGTGGCAGAGGGAGCCATTGACAGGCATGGGAAGCCTATAACTTCTGGTATAGTCAAGGAT CTCGTCGTCAAATGCTTGGGCTTCGACACGCGAGTGACGATCCTCGGCCACGTGCAGAGAGGAGGGACCCCCTCGGCTTTTGACCGCATCCTG GCCAGTCGGATGGGTGTGGAGGCTGTCCTTGCACTTCTGGAGACCACCGCTAACACGCCAGCCTGTGTGGTCTCTCTGTGCGGTAACCAATCGGTGCGCCTGCCTCTGATGGAGTGTGTACAGATG acTCAAGAGGTCCAGAGGGCCATGGACGGGAAGCGGTTTGAGGAGGCTGTTAAGCTCCGGGGCAG GAGTTTTGAAAACAACCTGAAGACGTACAAACTGCTGGCTCACCGTAAACCAGAATCCGAACTGCCGACT AGCAACTTCAACGTGGCGGTGTTGAATGTCGGCGCCCCTGCGGCGGGCATGAATGCCGCCGTGCGTTCAGCTGTCAGGGTGGGCATCTCCGAGGGGCACAAGATGTTCGCCGTCAGTGATGGGTTTGAGGGGTTCTACAAAGGACAG ATTAGGGAGATTAAATGGGCTGATGTCGGAGGATGGACAGGACAAGGTGGATCTCTGTTGGGAACCAAAAG AACACTTCCTGCTAAGCATGTTGATAAAATTGCCGAGCAGATGCGAGAGCACAACATCAATGCTCTGCTAATTGTTGGTGGATTTGAG ACTTGCGACCGCATCAAGCAGTCGGCCAGCGGGACCAAGAGGCGCGTGTTCATCATTGAGACCATGGGGGGCTACTGCGGCTACCTGGCCAGCGTGGGAGGTCTGGCGGCCGGAGCCGACGCCGCCTACATCTTCGAGGAGCCGTTTGACATCAAAGACCTGCAG GCCAACGTCGAGCATTTGACTGAGAAAATGAAGACCAGCATTCAAAGAGGTCTAGTCCTCAG gaatgAGAACTGTAATGAAAACTACACCACAGACTTTATCTACCAGCTGTACTCTGAAGAAGGGAGGGGGGTGTTCGACTCCAGGAAGAATGTGCTTGGACATATGCAGCAG GGAGGAGCGCCGTCTCCTTTCGACCGCAACTTCGGGACCAAGATCTCCGCCAAGGCGATGCAGTGGGTCACCAAGAAGCTGGTGGAGACATTCAGACATG GCCGAGTGTTCGCTAACACCGAGGACTCCTGCTGCCTGCTGGGGATGCGGCGCAGGGCTCTGGTCTTCCAGCCCGTTGTGCAACTCAAGGGCGAGACCGACTTTGT TCACAGGATCCCCAAGGAGCAGTGGTGGTTGAAGCTGCGTCCGCTGATGAAGATCCTGGCGAAGTACAAGACGAGCTACGACGTGTCGGACTCCGGTCAGCTGGAGCACGTCGTGCGCAACCGGCCCAAAGAGTCGGACGCTTCGGTCGCCATGTGA
- the pfkpa gene encoding ATP-dependent 6-phosphofructokinase, platelet type isoform X4, giving the protein MAKPESKKIFFENLSGAGKAIAVLTSGGDAQGMNAAVRAVVRMGLYVGAKVYFIHEGYQGMVDGGENIEEASWESVSSMLQVGGTVIGSARCKEFRSHEGRLKAALNLVQQGITNLCVIGGDGSLTGANLFREEWSGLLAELVEQGSIEADAVSKYSALHIVGMVGSIDNDFCGTDMTIGTDSALHRIIEVVDAIMTTAQSHQRTFVLEVMGRHCGYLALVSALACGADWVLIPEMPPEDGWEDKMCQKLSATRSRGTRLNIIIVAEGAIDRHGKPITSGIVKDNRAGMKRLNILIVAEGAIDRSNRPITTDYIKDLVVKCLGFDTRVTILGHVQRGGTPSAFDRILASRMGVEAVLALLETTANTPACVVSLCGNQSVRLPLMECVQMTQEVQRAMDGKRFEEAVKLRGRSFENNLKTYKLLAHRKPESELPTSNFNVAVLNVGAPAAGMNAAVRSAVRVGISEGHKMFAVSDGFEGFYKGQIREIKWADVGGWTGQGGSLLGTKRTLPAKHVDKIAEQMREHNINALLIVGGFEAFLSLLELLTARGKYDEFCVPMVMVPATVSNNVPGSDLSIGADTALNAITATCDRIKQSASGTKRRVFIIETMGGYCGYLASVGGLAAGADAAYIFEEPFDIKDLQANVEHLTEKMKTSIQRGLVLRNENCNENYTTDFIYQLYSEEGRGVFDSRKNVLGHMQQGGAPSPFDRNFGTKISAKAMQWVTKKLVETFRHGRVFANTEDSCCLLGMRRRALVFQPVVQLKGETDFVHRIPKEQWWLKLRPLMKILAKYKTSYDVSDSGQLEHVVRNRPKESDASVAM; this is encoded by the exons ATGGCGAAGCCAGAAAGCAAGAAGATATTCTTCGAGAACCTGTCGGGAGCGGGCAAAGCCATCGCGGTGCTGACGAGCGGAGGGGATGCTCAAG gtatGAATGCTGCTGTACGTGCCGTGGTTCGAATGGGGTTATATGTGGGAGCAAAAGTTTATTTCATTCATGAG ggATATCAGGGTATGGTGGACGGTGGGGAGAACATAGAGGAAGCCTCATGGGAAAGTGTCTCCAGCATGCTACAAGTG GGTGGGACTGTCATCGGCAGCGCCCGCTGTAAGGAGTTTCGCAGCCACGAGGGTCGCCTGAAGGCCGCCCTCAACCTGGTGCAGCAGGGCATCACCAACCTGTGCGTGATCGGTGGAGATGGCAGTCTGACGGGAGCCAACCTCTTCAGGGAGGAATGGAGCGGGCTGCTGGCAGAGTTGGTGGAGCAAG GCTCGATCGAGGCCGACGCCGTCTCAAAGTACTCGGCCCTTCACATCGTGGGGATGGTTGGCTCCATTGATAACGACTTCTGTGGGACCGACATGACGATCGGCACCGACTCCGCTCTGCACAGAATCATCGAAGTGGTGGACGCAATTATGACAACTGCACAGAG TCACCAGAGAACATTTGTGTTAGAGGTCATGGGCAGACATTGTGG CTACCTGGCCTTGGTGAGCGCCCTGGCTTGTGGAGCAGACTGGGTGTTGATCCCTGAGATGCCCCCAGAGGACGGCTGGGAGGACAAGATGTGTCAAAAACTGTCTGCG ACCCGTTCCAGGGGCACAAGGCTGAACATAATCATAGTGGCAGAGGGAGCCATTGACAGGCATGGGAAGCCTATAACTTCTGGTATAGTCAAGGAT AACCGAGCAGGGATGAAAAGGCTGAATATCTTAATTGTAGCCGAAGGGGCGATTGATCGTAGCAACAGGCCCATTACTACTGACTATATCAAGGAT CTCGTCGTCAAATGCTTGGGCTTCGACACGCGAGTGACGATCCTCGGCCACGTGCAGAGAGGAGGGACCCCCTCGGCTTTTGACCGCATCCTG GCCAGTCGGATGGGTGTGGAGGCTGTCCTTGCACTTCTGGAGACCACCGCTAACACGCCAGCCTGTGTGGTCTCTCTGTGCGGTAACCAATCGGTGCGCCTGCCTCTGATGGAGTGTGTACAGATG acTCAAGAGGTCCAGAGGGCCATGGACGGGAAGCGGTTTGAGGAGGCTGTTAAGCTCCGGGGCAG GAGTTTTGAAAACAACCTGAAGACGTACAAACTGCTGGCTCACCGTAAACCAGAATCCGAACTGCCGACT AGCAACTTCAACGTGGCGGTGTTGAATGTCGGCGCCCCTGCGGCGGGCATGAATGCCGCCGTGCGTTCAGCTGTCAGGGTGGGCATCTCCGAGGGGCACAAGATGTTCGCCGTCAGTGATGGGTTTGAGGGGTTCTACAAAGGACAG ATTAGGGAGATTAAATGGGCTGATGTCGGAGGATGGACAGGACAAGGTGGATCTCTGTTGGGAACCAAAAG AACACTTCCTGCTAAGCATGTTGATAAAATTGCCGAGCAGATGCGAGAGCACAACATCAATGCTCTGCTAATTGTTGGTGGATTTGAG GCCTTCCTGTCACTGCTGGAATTGTTAACGGCGCGTGGGAAATATGACGAGTTCTGCGTGCCCATGGTCATGGTCCCAGCCACTGTCTCCAACAATGTGCCGGGCTCAGACCTCAGCATCGGCGCTGACACGGCTCTGAACGCCATCACTGCT ACTTGCGACCGCATCAAGCAGTCGGCCAGCGGGACCAAGAGGCGCGTGTTCATCATTGAGACCATGGGGGGCTACTGCGGCTACCTGGCCAGCGTGGGAGGTCTGGCGGCCGGAGCCGACGCCGCCTACATCTTCGAGGAGCCGTTTGACATCAAAGACCTGCAG GCCAACGTCGAGCATTTGACTGAGAAAATGAAGACCAGCATTCAAAGAGGTCTAGTCCTCAG gaatgAGAACTGTAATGAAAACTACACCACAGACTTTATCTACCAGCTGTACTCTGAAGAAGGGAGGGGGGTGTTCGACTCCAGGAAGAATGTGCTTGGACATATGCAGCAG GGAGGAGCGCCGTCTCCTTTCGACCGCAACTTCGGGACCAAGATCTCCGCCAAGGCGATGCAGTGGGTCACCAAGAAGCTGGTGGAGACATTCAGACATG GCCGAGTGTTCGCTAACACCGAGGACTCCTGCTGCCTGCTGGGGATGCGGCGCAGGGCTCTGGTCTTCCAGCCCGTTGTGCAACTCAAGGGCGAGACCGACTTTGT TCACAGGATCCCCAAGGAGCAGTGGTGGTTGAAGCTGCGTCCGCTGATGAAGATCCTGGCGAAGTACAAGACGAGCTACGACGTGTCGGACTCCGGTCAGCTGGAGCACGTCGTGCGCAACCGGCCCAAAGAGTCGGACGCTTCGGTCGCCATGTGA
- the pfkpa gene encoding ATP-dependent 6-phosphofructokinase, platelet type isoform X12 — MAKPESKKIFFENLSGAGKAIAVLTSGGDAQGMNAAVRAVVRMGLYVGAKVYFIHEGYQGMVDGGENIEEASWESVSSMLQVGGTVIGSARCKEFRSHEGRLKAALNLVQQGITNLCVIGGDGSLTGANLFREEWSGLLAELVEQGSIEADAVSKYSALHIVGMVGSIDNDFCGTDMTIGTDSALHRIIEVVDAIMTTAQSHQRTFVLEVMGRHCGYLALVSALACGADWVLIPEMPPEDGWEDKMCQKLSATRSRGTRLNIIIVAEGAIDRHGKPITSGIVKDNRAGMKRLNILIVAEGAIDRSNRPITTDYIKDLVVKCLGFDTRVTILGHVQRGGTPSAFDRILASRMGVEAVLALLETTANTPACVVSLCGNQSVRLPLMECVQMTQEVQRAMDGKRFEEAVKLRGRSFENNLKTYKLLAHRKPESELPTSNFNVAVLNVGAPAAGMNAAVRSAVRVGISEGHKMFAVSDGFEGFYKGQIREIKWADVGGWTGQGGSLLGTKRTLPAKHVDKIAEQMREHNINALLIVGGFETCDRIKQSASGTKRRVFIIETMGGYCGYLASVGGLAAGADAAYIFEEPFDIKDLQANVEHLTEKMKTSIQRGLVLRNENCNENYTTDFIYQLYSEEGRGVFDSRKNVLGHMQQGGAPSPFDRNFGTKISAKAMQWVTKKLVETFRHDEGRVFANTEDSCCLLGMRRRALVFQPVVQLKGETDFVHRIPKEQWWLKLRPLMKILAKYKTSYDVSDSGQLEHVVRNRPKESDASVAM; from the exons ATGGCGAAGCCAGAAAGCAAGAAGATATTCTTCGAGAACCTGTCGGGAGCGGGCAAAGCCATCGCGGTGCTGACGAGCGGAGGGGATGCTCAAG gtatGAATGCTGCTGTACGTGCCGTGGTTCGAATGGGGTTATATGTGGGAGCAAAAGTTTATTTCATTCATGAG ggATATCAGGGTATGGTGGACGGTGGGGAGAACATAGAGGAAGCCTCATGGGAAAGTGTCTCCAGCATGCTACAAGTG GGTGGGACTGTCATCGGCAGCGCCCGCTGTAAGGAGTTTCGCAGCCACGAGGGTCGCCTGAAGGCCGCCCTCAACCTGGTGCAGCAGGGCATCACCAACCTGTGCGTGATCGGTGGAGATGGCAGTCTGACGGGAGCCAACCTCTTCAGGGAGGAATGGAGCGGGCTGCTGGCAGAGTTGGTGGAGCAAG GCTCGATCGAGGCCGACGCCGTCTCAAAGTACTCGGCCCTTCACATCGTGGGGATGGTTGGCTCCATTGATAACGACTTCTGTGGGACCGACATGACGATCGGCACCGACTCCGCTCTGCACAGAATCATCGAAGTGGTGGACGCAATTATGACAACTGCACAGAG TCACCAGAGAACATTTGTGTTAGAGGTCATGGGCAGACATTGTGG CTACCTGGCCTTGGTGAGCGCCCTGGCTTGTGGAGCAGACTGGGTGTTGATCCCTGAGATGCCCCCAGAGGACGGCTGGGAGGACAAGATGTGTCAAAAACTGTCTGCG ACCCGTTCCAGGGGCACAAGGCTGAACATAATCATAGTGGCAGAGGGAGCCATTGACAGGCATGGGAAGCCTATAACTTCTGGTATAGTCAAGGAT AACCGAGCAGGGATGAAAAGGCTGAATATCTTAATTGTAGCCGAAGGGGCGATTGATCGTAGCAACAGGCCCATTACTACTGACTATATCAAGGAT CTCGTCGTCAAATGCTTGGGCTTCGACACGCGAGTGACGATCCTCGGCCACGTGCAGAGAGGAGGGACCCCCTCGGCTTTTGACCGCATCCTG GCCAGTCGGATGGGTGTGGAGGCTGTCCTTGCACTTCTGGAGACCACCGCTAACACGCCAGCCTGTGTGGTCTCTCTGTGCGGTAACCAATCGGTGCGCCTGCCTCTGATGGAGTGTGTACAGATG acTCAAGAGGTCCAGAGGGCCATGGACGGGAAGCGGTTTGAGGAGGCTGTTAAGCTCCGGGGCAG GAGTTTTGAAAACAACCTGAAGACGTACAAACTGCTGGCTCACCGTAAACCAGAATCCGAACTGCCGACT AGCAACTTCAACGTGGCGGTGTTGAATGTCGGCGCCCCTGCGGCGGGCATGAATGCCGCCGTGCGTTCAGCTGTCAGGGTGGGCATCTCCGAGGGGCACAAGATGTTCGCCGTCAGTGATGGGTTTGAGGGGTTCTACAAAGGACAG ATTAGGGAGATTAAATGGGCTGATGTCGGAGGATGGACAGGACAAGGTGGATCTCTGTTGGGAACCAAAAG AACACTTCCTGCTAAGCATGTTGATAAAATTGCCGAGCAGATGCGAGAGCACAACATCAATGCTCTGCTAATTGTTGGTGGATTTGAG ACTTGCGACCGCATCAAGCAGTCGGCCAGCGGGACCAAGAGGCGCGTGTTCATCATTGAGACCATGGGGGGCTACTGCGGCTACCTGGCCAGCGTGGGAGGTCTGGCGGCCGGAGCCGACGCCGCCTACATCTTCGAGGAGCCGTTTGACATCAAAGACCTGCAG GCCAACGTCGAGCATTTGACTGAGAAAATGAAGACCAGCATTCAAAGAGGTCTAGTCCTCAG gaatgAGAACTGTAATGAAAACTACACCACAGACTTTATCTACCAGCTGTACTCTGAAGAAGGGAGGGGGGTGTTCGACTCCAGGAAGAATGTGCTTGGACATATGCAGCAG GGAGGAGCGCCGTCTCCTTTCGACCGCAACTTCGGGACCAAGATCTCCGCCAAGGCGATGCAGTGGGTCACCAAGAAGCTGGTGGAGACATTCAGACATG ATGAAG GCCGAGTGTTCGCTAACACCGAGGACTCCTGCTGCCTGCTGGGGATGCGGCGCAGGGCTCTGGTCTTCCAGCCCGTTGTGCAACTCAAGGGCGAGACCGACTTTGT TCACAGGATCCCCAAGGAGCAGTGGTGGTTGAAGCTGCGTCCGCTGATGAAGATCCTGGCGAAGTACAAGACGAGCTACGACGTGTCGGACTCCGGTCAGCTGGAGCACGTCGTGCGCAACCGGCCCAAAGAGTCGGACGCTTCGGTCGCCATGTGA